Sequence from the Paenibacillus tundrae genome:
GTTGGCCCTGATGGACTTAGCGGCTCGAAGGGCAACAACCTGCTCATGAACTTTATCGCAATTGGAGCTGAGGCGGTCAACGAGCCAGGCAAACTAGAAAAAATTCTGGAAATCCTAGACTACGTCAGTGCCAATCCTGATCCGCATGAGCAGATCAGAATGGAGTATGGCGTTCAAGGTAAGCACTGGGACTGGGACGGCACATCCACAAATACGTTCCACCTCCTCCCCCCGTATAATCGAATGGAGAACTATATCAATACGATCGGCTCTAGTATCGGCATGACGGTTCCCGGTGGCTCTATAGGCGAACGTGAACAGTGGGCTGCGTCCGTAGGGCTGTCAAAGGGCGGTATCTATAACCACCTGGAGGTAGCTACCCCTGCCCTAATTCAATATTCATCTGACTTGGTCAGTATGAGAGATAAAGCATACATTTACATCATTACTGGTGATCAGTCCGTGGAAAGTTTCGATACCTTTGTGAAAGAATTCATGGAAGCTGGTGGAGAACAGGTGCTTCACGAAGCCAATGAATGGTATAAAGAGCATCCGGAATCAAGTTCCGCGCGATAGATTCGCCCCCTTTTACCGCCGCAAAACGAATGCTATCATCCGACGTCATCATTGACGCGGATTGGAGAAATAGCTAAAATTTGATGCAACTGTTCTTTTTGAATTTGTCGCATCGTAATGGTTAGCATGTTGTAACATGCTCTTGTATATAAGTTCAACGATATTTACAGTAGCGGAGAGAACAGAAATAACCTGAAGAAGCGAAGCTACAAGCTTTCTGTTAGAAAGCTGCATCGGAAGCATACGCTTCGCCTTTATCCCCGGATTTGACCCTTTGGGAAAAGAGAATCAAAAAAATCTGGGGATAACAGCGATTGGAAGGTTGTTCTGTTCTGGAGCCTCAATGTAAATATTGTGTTGTTGAACTTATATAGGAAAGTGCTTTTTCCAATCTGAGAGGTGAAAGGGTGGTCTGCATGGAAATGCTCCAGGACTCATTTGGCAGAATACATGACTATATCCGTATTTCTGTTACGGACCGCTGTAATTTGCGTTGTGTATACTGCATGCCAGCCGAGGGCATGGAATTCGCCCCCCATGATGAAATTATGAGCTATGAAGAAATTGCTCAGGTACTTCGAGTGCTGGCTCCTATGGGTATGCGCAAAGTGCGCTTAACCGGCGGTGAACCATTAGTACGCAAAGACCTGCACAAGCTCGTCGCGATGATCTCCGCTATTGACGGAATTGAAGATATTGCTCTGACTACGAATGCATTGCTGCTGGACAAGCAGGCTCAGGCGCTGAAGGATGCTGGACTGAACCGAATTAATATCAGTCTGGATTCCTTGCGAGCTGACCGCTTCTCCATGATTACCCGTGGCGGTGATGTGAACAAGGTGCTGAAAGGCATTGAGGCAGCGACCAACGTTGGGCTCGAACCGATTAAGCTGAATGTGGTACTGATGAAAGGCATTAATGACGATGAGATCAAGGACTTCATCGCGCTGACCCTTGACCAACCACTTCATGTTCGGTTCATCGAATACATGCCAATTGGTCATGCTTCCGACTCGTGGCGCAAATCCTATTTGCCGCTCGAAGCTGTGACCGATGTATGTGCAGAAGCCGGATGGTCGGTGGATCATACCGAAGGCCCTGCCGGGAACGGACCCTCACGAAACATGAAAATTGCAGGCTCACAAGGTACATTCGGATTGATTCATCCGGTAAGCGACCACTTCTGTGATAACTGCAATCGTCTCCGTCTGACCGCAGATGGGCATATCAAAGCCTGCTTATATTGGTCAGATGAGTATAATGTACGGCGCTTTGTCGATGACCCTGCGGCGATGGCTGCTCTTTTCCTCAAAGCACTCGGCACCAAACCCAAGAACCATGAGATGGCGATGGCACTGGAACAAAAAATGCAAAGTCATACGCCAACAGCGAGACGGATGTCCCAGATTGGTGGGTAAGGGCTACAGATCGATATCTGGAACACAGGGAGTTCAACCTGCTCCAAACATCTAAAGCTCGTATGTTGCATCCATCCAGTATTTCGAGCACATTGAGTACACTGAGCACATCGAGAGTGTATAGCACGTGTACTCGCTCTTGTCGTTTGCATTGCTAAACTATATCGGAATATGTAAATTAACACGATTACACTGCCCAGAGAGAACCTCTGGGCTTTTTTATAGGACATATACTCTCATTAAGGCATATACCTCTTATTTGTAGGTAACTTTTCTTTCTCGACAATATCGGCCCTGTTTCAAATCTTTATGATAAAGTTAATTATACGTTTAGCCTATTTACATAGCTTCACGATTTAAGGTGATAACGTAGCAACGCGAACCAAACATATCAGACATCATGTAGGAGTTGACCAAATTGAATATTGTTGATGCCCTTGTAGCAGCCTGTCCTTATTTTAAAGTTATGTTTCTCAAAGACGATCTGATGCTCGCCGTGACGGATACCGAGAAATTTGTGTATTACGTCCCGAGTGAAGATTGTGACCTGGGCATTCGAGCGGGCGATCCGATCTCATTAGAAGATCCTACTCTCCGCCGCGCATTGATTCATGGGGAAACATCCGCTAATCGGATTCCCGAAGAATTCTATGGCACAACCATTAACTCTTCAGCTACACCACTTCGAGACGAGAACGGAACCATTGTAGGCTCCTTTGCCATCGGTTTCTCACTCAAAAATGAAGAGAAGCTGGAGCACTTCACCCAGCTGATTACGGACATCAGCGGCAGGCTTCAGGATATGGTGCAGACGGTAGCTGCCCAGTCCCAGCAATTATCAGCATCCTCTTCTCAAATCCTGGACAACACGCGGCAAGCGGTACAGAATTCGGGCGAGGTAACCAAAGTGGCATCGTTCATTCGAGAAATTTCTGAACAAACGAACCTGCTTGGTCTCAATGCTGCGATTGAAGCGGCACGAGCAGGGGAGATGGGGGCAGGATTCGGCGTTGTTGCATCCGAAGTACGTAAACTATCCGCTGGAACAAAAGAAGCAACGGTCAACATCGAACGCTCTCTACGTGATGTTCAACAGTCCATGAAGAATATGGAGGATGAGATTACATCCATCGCACAGTCCAGCAGCAACCAAGCGGAAGTTGTCACGGAGTTCAGTGATGTTATTGAGCGATTGAATCATACAAGTCACGAGTTGAAAGTATTTATTGAATCCATGCTATTAAAAGCAGATTAAATTCCGTTCTAGCAGTGGCAACCTCTTTGAGTGAATGTTAG
This genomic interval carries:
- the moaA gene encoding GTP 3',8-cyclase MoaA, with amino-acid sequence MEMLQDSFGRIHDYIRISVTDRCNLRCVYCMPAEGMEFAPHDEIMSYEEIAQVLRVLAPMGMRKVRLTGGEPLVRKDLHKLVAMISAIDGIEDIALTTNALLLDKQAQALKDAGLNRINISLDSLRADRFSMITRGGDVNKVLKGIEAATNVGLEPIKLNVVLMKGINDDEIKDFIALTLDQPLHVRFIEYMPIGHASDSWRKSYLPLEAVTDVCAEAGWSVDHTEGPAGNGPSRNMKIAGSQGTFGLIHPVSDHFCDNCNRLRLTADGHIKACLYWSDEYNVRRFVDDPAAMAALFLKALGTKPKNHEMAMALEQKMQSHTPTARRMSQIGG
- a CDS encoding methyl-accepting chemotaxis protein, which produces MNIVDALVAACPYFKVMFLKDDLMLAVTDTEKFVYYVPSEDCDLGIRAGDPISLEDPTLRRALIHGETSANRIPEEFYGTTINSSATPLRDENGTIVGSFAIGFSLKNEEKLEHFTQLITDISGRLQDMVQTVAAQSQQLSASSSQILDNTRQAVQNSGEVTKVASFIREISEQTNLLGLNAAIEAARAGEMGAGFGVVASEVRKLSAGTKEATVNIERSLRDVQQSMKNMEDEITSIAQSSSNQAEVVTEFSDVIERLNHTSHELKVFIESMLLKAD